Proteins from one Dromiciops gliroides isolate mDroGli1 chromosome 6, mDroGli1.pri, whole genome shotgun sequence genomic window:
- the LOC122731827 gene encoding olfactory receptor 5A1-like, whose amino-acid sequence MINGYSRNTTTVTRFILLGFTERPELQVFLFVLFLGIYFMTLAWNLSLIILIRIDSHLHSPMYFFLSNLSFVDIAYTSSVAPKMLYDFFREQKTISFVGCAAQLFVFIGMGGTECCLLAAMAYDRYIAISNPLLYAAVMSPSICMKMAMVVHVGGVFTGLAQTISVFQLYFCGPDVINHFFCDIPPLLTLSCSSTLLSQVVNFTVVCMVGGTSATIVLVSYAYIIATVMKIHSAKGRAKAFNTCASHLIAVVLFYGSGLFAYLHPSGRYSPNQDKVVSVFYGAVIPMLNPIIYSLRNKEIKDALEKLKERRRHVSMCAFFP is encoded by the coding sequence ATGATTAATGGCTACAGTAGGAATACTACGACAGTGACCAGATTTATCCTTCTGGGATTCACTGAGCGTCCAGAGCTTCAGGtctttctttttgtgttgttCCTGGGCATCTACTTCATGACTCTAGCCTGGAATCTGTCTCTCATCATCCTGATCAGGATTGATTCCCATCTCCATTCCcccatgtacttcttcctcaGTAATTTATCCTTTGTTGATATTGCTTACACTTCCTCTGTTGCCCCCAAGATGCTCTATGACTTCTTCAGGGAGCAAAAGACTATCTCTTTTGTGGGCTGTGCTGCTCAGCTGTTTGTCTTCATTGGAATGGGGGGCACGGAATGCTGCCTCCTGGCTGCCATGGCCTATGACCGGTACATCGCCATTTCCAACCCGCTGCTCTATGCAGCCGTCATGTCCCCCTCTATCTGCATGAAGATGGCTATGGTAGTACATGTTGGGGGAGTCTTCACTGGCTTGGCCCAAACCATTTCTGTATTTCAGCTCTACTTCTGTGGGCCAGATGTAATTAATCACTTCTTCTGTGATATTCCTCCTCTGTTGACCCTCTCCTGTTCCAGCACCCTTCTCAGCCAAGTAGTGAACTTCACTGTTGTTTGTATGGTTGGGGGAACATCAGCCACTATTGTCTTGGTCTCCTATGCATACATCATTGCAACAGTTATGAAGATCCATTCAGCCAAAGGACGAGCAAAGGCTTTCAACACCTGTGCTTCTCATCTGATAGCTGTGGTTCTCTTCTATGGCTCTGGCCTCTTTGCATACCTCCATCCTAGTGGCAGGTACTCCCCAAACCAAGATAAAGTGGTGTCTGTGTTCTATGGAGCTGTGATCCCCATGTTAAATCCCATAATATATAGTTTGAGAAACAAGGAGATCAAAGATGCACTGGAGAAACTCAAGGAGAGGAGAAGGCATGTGTCCATGTGTGCCTTCTTTCCTTAA